A region of Siniperca chuatsi isolate FFG_IHB_CAS linkage group LG23, ASM2008510v1, whole genome shotgun sequence DNA encodes the following proteins:
- the creb3l2 gene encoding cyclic AMP-responsive element-binding protein 3-like protein 2 isoform X1, whose amino-acid sequence MEILDSSEPFLHWDRNLSELSEAGEMDCALYTNHFSEFLDDLSQDALLGQLLSDPFLSGVRGGVEAMEGEDGGSLSPSSPLPPHITAEHSYSLCGDSRPQSPLSHLTGEQGSEAESDGDSADWPMEQEEAIDSLLCETPSLLPTLSLSLASGPQAPESPAVAPAATAATPAQTAVNSHNQGKGIKIKEENIIPQIKLEPHEVDQFLNLSPKGLESLQMPPTPPSSHGSDSEGSQSPVHAPPGLSCPTSPTSPPPSQASLKVSPRAASCLSNSPLLTAPHKLQGSGPLILTEEERRTLVAEGYPVPTKLPLTKAEEKALKKIRRKIKNKISAQESRRKKKEYMDTLEKKVETCSNENNELRRKVETLECTNKSLLQQLQSLQAVVAGKVPKSCRVAGTQTSSCLMVVVLCFALFLGSFYPSSWTLCSTITETGLTSKQLAVKESYTATVKSRNLLSTFEDEQPHLLGLGGEYPEQWEDTPAVVMAVWRRSEQQKLGVEPDRVETHPPFRSTSNDTQTSKNLLLDRHRSLEQRANESSSKVIELERTVNETS is encoded by the exons CACTTCTCCGAGTTCCTAGATGACCTCTCCCAGGATGCTTTGCTGGGCCAGCTGCTCAGCGACCCCTTCCTGTCCGGAGTGAGAGGCGGCGTGGAAGCCATGGAGGGGGAGGACGGAGGCAGCCTGTCCCCGTCTTCCCCTCTTCCCCCGCACATCACGGCCGAGCACAGCTACTCGCTGTGCGGTGACAGCCGACCGCAGTCGCCCCTGTCGCACCTGACCGGAGAGCAAGGCAGTGAAGCAG AGTCCGATGGGGATTCAGCTGACTGGCCCATGGAGCAGGAGGAGGCTATTGACAGCCTCCTGTGTGAGactccttccctcctccccaccctctccctctctctggccTCAGGGCCCCAAGCACCTGAGAGCCCTGCTGTGGCCCCTGCTGCTACCGCCGCGACCCCAGCTCAGACCGCAGTCAACAGCCACAACCAGGGCAAAGGCATCAAG ATAAAGGAGGAGAATATCATCCCCCAGATTAAACTGGAACCTCATGAAGTGGACCAGTTTCTCAATCTTTCCCCCAAAG GTCTGGAGTCTCTGCAGATGCCTCCCACTCCTCCCAGTTCCCACGGCAGCGACTCGGAGGGCAGCCAGAGCCCCGTCCACGCCCCGCCTGGCCTGTCCTGCCCCACCTCCCCCACCAGCCCTCCCCCATCCCAGGCCAGCCTGAAGGTGTCGCCTCGCGCTGCTTCCTGCCTCTCTAACTCCCCTCTGCTCACCGCTCCTCAT AAACTGCAGGGGTCGGGCCCGTTGATCCTGACTGAGGAGGAGCGTCGTACGCTGGTGGCTGAAGGTTACCCAGTTCCCACCAAACTGCCGCTCACCAAAGCTGAGGAGAAGGCGCTGAAGAAGATCCGCAGGAAGATCAAAAATAAG ATTTCGGCTCAGGAGAGCCgcaggaagaagaaagagtaCATGGACACTCTGGAGAAGAA GGTGGAGACCTGCTCCAACGAAAACAACGAGCTGCGCAGGAAAGTGGAAACTCTGGAGTGTACAAACAA GTCTCTGCtacagcagctgcagtctcTGCAGGCGGTGGTGGCAGGCAAAGTCCCCAAGTCCTGCAGGGTGGCTGGTACCCAGACATCATCATGCCTAATG gtggttgtgttgtgtttcgCTCTGTTTTTGGGGAGTTTCTACCCCAGCAGTTGGACTCTGTGCTCCACCATCACTGAAACTGGCCTCACTTCCAAACAGCTGGCTGTCAAAGAGTCCTACACAGCCACAG TTAAGTCGAGGAATCTGCTATCAACCTTCGAAGACGAGCAGCCACACCTGCTTGGTCTGGGCGGAGAATATCCAGAGCAATGGGAGGACACGCCAGCCGTCGTCATGGCGGTGTGGCGTCGCTCAGAGCAACAGAAACTGGGGGTGGAGCCCGACAGGGTGGAAACACACCCACCTTTCAGGAGTACAAGCAATGATACACAGACATCAAAAAACCTGCTGCTGGACCggcacag GTCTCTGGAGCAGAGGGCGAATGAGAGCAGTAGTAAAGTGATAGAGCTGGAGCGAACGGTCAACGAGACCTCCTGA
- the creb3l2 gene encoding cyclic AMP-responsive element-binding protein 3-like protein 2 isoform X2, protein MEILDSSEPFLHWDRNLSELSEAGEMDCALYTNHFSEFLDDLSQDALLGQLLSDPFLSGVRGGVEAMEGEDGGSLSPSSPLPPHITAEHSYSLCGDSRPQSPLSHLTGEQGSEAESDGDSADWPMEQEEAIDSLLCETPSLLPTLSLSLASGPQAPESPAVAPAATAATPAQTAVNSHNQGKGIKIKEENIIPQIKLEPHEVDQFLNLSPKGLESLQMPPTPPSSHGSDSEGSQSPVHAPPGLSCPTSPTSPPPSQASLKVSPRAASCLSNSPLLTAPHKLQGSGPLILTEEERRTLVAEGYPVPTKLPLTKAEEKALKKIRRKIKNKISAQESRRKKKEYMDTLEKKVETCSNENNELRRKVETLECTNKWLCCVSLCFWGVSTPAVGLCAPPSLKLASLPNSWLSKSPTQPQLSRGICYQPSKTSSHTCLVWAENIQSNGRTRQPSSWRCGVAQSNRNWGWSPTGWKHTHLSGVQAMIHRHQKTCCWTGTGLWSRGRMRAVVK, encoded by the exons CACTTCTCCGAGTTCCTAGATGACCTCTCCCAGGATGCTTTGCTGGGCCAGCTGCTCAGCGACCCCTTCCTGTCCGGAGTGAGAGGCGGCGTGGAAGCCATGGAGGGGGAGGACGGAGGCAGCCTGTCCCCGTCTTCCCCTCTTCCCCCGCACATCACGGCCGAGCACAGCTACTCGCTGTGCGGTGACAGCCGACCGCAGTCGCCCCTGTCGCACCTGACCGGAGAGCAAGGCAGTGAAGCAG AGTCCGATGGGGATTCAGCTGACTGGCCCATGGAGCAGGAGGAGGCTATTGACAGCCTCCTGTGTGAGactccttccctcctccccaccctctccctctctctggccTCAGGGCCCCAAGCACCTGAGAGCCCTGCTGTGGCCCCTGCTGCTACCGCCGCGACCCCAGCTCAGACCGCAGTCAACAGCCACAACCAGGGCAAAGGCATCAAG ATAAAGGAGGAGAATATCATCCCCCAGATTAAACTGGAACCTCATGAAGTGGACCAGTTTCTCAATCTTTCCCCCAAAG GTCTGGAGTCTCTGCAGATGCCTCCCACTCCTCCCAGTTCCCACGGCAGCGACTCGGAGGGCAGCCAGAGCCCCGTCCACGCCCCGCCTGGCCTGTCCTGCCCCACCTCCCCCACCAGCCCTCCCCCATCCCAGGCCAGCCTGAAGGTGTCGCCTCGCGCTGCTTCCTGCCTCTCTAACTCCCCTCTGCTCACCGCTCCTCAT AAACTGCAGGGGTCGGGCCCGTTGATCCTGACTGAGGAGGAGCGTCGTACGCTGGTGGCTGAAGGTTACCCAGTTCCCACCAAACTGCCGCTCACCAAAGCTGAGGAGAAGGCGCTGAAGAAGATCCGCAGGAAGATCAAAAATAAG ATTTCGGCTCAGGAGAGCCgcaggaagaagaaagagtaCATGGACACTCTGGAGAAGAA GGTGGAGACCTGCTCCAACGAAAACAACGAGCTGCGCAGGAAAGTGGAAACTCTGGAGTGTACAAACAA gtggttgtgttgtgtttcgCTCTGTTTTTGGGGAGTTTCTACCCCAGCAGTTGGACTCTGTGCTCCACCATCACTGAAACTGGCCTCACTTCCAAACAGCTGGCTGTCAAAGAGTCCTACACAGCCACAG TTAAGTCGAGGAATCTGCTATCAACCTTCGAAGACGAGCAGCCACACCTGCTTGGTCTGGGCGGAGAATATCCAGAGCAATGGGAGGACACGCCAGCCGTCGTCATGGCGGTGTGGCGTCGCTCAGAGCAACAGAAACTGGGGGTGGAGCCCGACAGGGTGGAAACACACCCACCTTTCAGGAGTACAAGCAATGATACACAGACATCAAAAAACCTGCTGCTGGACCggcacag GTCTCTGGAGCAGAGGGCGAATGAGAGCAGTAGTAAAGTGA